Below is a window of Macadamia integrifolia cultivar HAES 741 chromosome 8, SCU_Mint_v3, whole genome shotgun sequence DNA.
ACACTACCTCAATTACCCTGCTTTGTATCCTCTCACAAACAATGTGTCCTCCTTTGGCAATTTTCACCTGCATTGTTACCCTTATCACATGCTTTATGATAGCTTTTCTTTGTTCTAGTAAAATTCTGCCATAACCTCTACTTCCCAGACCATAATCCCTTTAAAAGAATCCCAGCATCATGTGGCAGTTCCATTGATCTATATATAAATACCACTGTGCTTTGAAATCACTAATTATAGGCTGCAAAAGTTCATATATCATCCTCCATAAGAAATTAGCAAAGACCATGGCTAGCCTTGCAAAACAAAATAGTTTGTCCAATAATAATTTCATCCTTAAATGCAGAAACCTGAACAGTAACACCTTGGAAACAGCAAAAAGAACAGTAAAGCAGATAAACACATCACcaacaaattttaaaaaaaaaaaaatgatgataagTTGCTTTTGACTTACATCCAAGTTTCTCTTCAGCTTCTTTATGCATAAGAAGATTTCCTGTTTCTAGccaatgcataaatgcaagcAGTGAGACGGCCGTCTGTGTCTCGCTCCTCCAATCACCATGATATCTAACATTAACCACAAATaagtaaaactgaaaaaataaagaaagaagatatTTTTCAAACCATTCAGATAATTAAGGTAAAAGAACAATGCGGCCAACTTCCAAACAAATGGCACAGACCTATAATACTGCCCAGGGCATTCCTGGAGGATTTCAGCAAGCCGATGGAAGAGTTCTTTCAGAACATCAATCTGGACCTTTGCCTTCTCTAAGACCTCTGAAGCATCAAAACAAGGGGGAAATGAGATCAGATTTAAGTTCATTCTTCAAACGAAAAGACTTTTTGTTTGTGTTTAAGAAAATAACTGTAacgaagagaagagaagtgggGCTGAAAAAGGACTTGGAAAATATCGCGTTATAGTATCCATATAAGCAAAACTCCACAGACAACATAAAGAAGGATAAGCAACAAGAGCTCTCACATGGCAAAATGCCATAAGAGAGAAAAAGCAGAAGAACAACattaaaaataaccaaaatacgAGTAATGAAACTGTGAAAGATGAAAAACAAAGatggaacatattaggaaataGGAACCGTATCATCCATTTCATCACCTGGGACAGGCCGAGATTGATGAACAAGGAGGAGGCTCGATTGCATTAGCCGGGTCGAGGTCTCCATCTCCAACGAAACCGCTCTAATGCGCTCCCGTAATCTTCCAGATTCTTCAAGCTGAAGACGGAAATTGTCAAATTGGTTCTCCAcggaagaggaggaagatgaaTAAGCTCCAATGTCCGCCATTGTAGAGGATGAAGAATTTGAACACATCAACCGAACGTATACGTTTCTGAAACACGAAGGATATGAGAGAGGAACTCTAATGGCACTGATCCGTCGAACttggagaagagaaaaggaagatttAAGATTACAATTAGGGTTTAAGGAGTGTGAAAGGACTATAAGAGCGTTCCGACAAGTGGATTTCATGTTAATGTGACCTCTGGGTTTTAGGAACAGTTATAATTTAGAATTATAGGGTAAGGTCCATAAGAGCGCTTCGGAACGCCGATTTCATGTTTCGGATGGAACTGTTGCTGGGCAGGATCCACCGTCGGTAGCGTAAACGTTACAGTAACGGCCGAAGGAGCATTACGTCTCCTGAAAAATTGATCCGTTGGACCGAAACCAATCCCAAGCTTTAAAACCCTGCAGGatttgcagagagagagagagagagagagagagagagagagagagattcacacCTTTCACACCTTCAAATGCGGAAGAAAGGTgaacctaaaatgactattgataaAGTGGTAAAAAAAGATATGCATGATAATGCTCGATTCTAGTATGATTGTATAAAGGTAAATAGAGAACAAGAATCTATGTAGTTGATCTCTTGTAGGAGATGTTCTAGTGATGCTGCTTTGACTACtgatttttacttttttttttacctttttttactttcttttaagtctttttttatacttttttctattcttatgTCTACTACCATCTTAGACCAATGGATGCCCCGTTGTGTTCTGAAACCCTTCTGAAGCAGAAGTTACATACGGTTGAGATGAGATACTGGATATGTATTTACAGGTGGACGACCCAGTTATCCTTATTCACCAGCCAAAGTGGGACATCTCCATTTTTAAGGTTCGGGACCTTTTGGTAGATGGAAAACTGCGCACTCACTAGAACAATGTTCGCTACAAGAAGAAGTTCCTTGTCGTTTGGAGTGCATTAACTAATAAACCAAAAAGTGGGTTGTAAGACAGCTTTACAAACTGATGATACAGAAAAATCTGTATTAGGTTAGCTGGTTTTagtaaaattttaaagaaagatTTAGCGGAGGACACAAATTTTGCTTTTGAGGTTGAAGAGAAATACCATGGTCGAGATTTTTTTAGGTAAACATCCAAAAGACATATATTAGTGTGATTCCTTCGATGACAAATGGGCAAGATTAAAACTCTAATGTATTACAATCTCATATCAATCATCTGGAGGGGTTGATCCCAAATTGGTTTTGTCAGGGTGTGTCTGGTTGATGAAGTCTTAGGGTTCCCCTCACCTTATGAGCCAACTTTTAGGGGCAAGTTATTTGGAGCTTCGTACCAATGATATACAGGTATCAGAGCAGATGTGGCGTCGGCTTGCATCCCTACCTCAAGAAAAAATCATCATTGACAACAATTTGAAAGTGTGGTAATATGTTATGATCCCATATTAATCATGCATGGGGCTGATCCACATCGATTCCGTGAGAAATTTGGTGAGGGGTGATAAGGGTCTTGAATTCCCCTAATGAGCCAGCTCTTAGAAGTTCTCCTAAATTTCGTATTATATTCAGAATTCCAAAATTTCCTTGACGAATCACCAGGCAAGATGAATCAATATCATCATCGCTGCTTCATATTATCCTATGATCATCACATGATCTTTTGTTctgtattttaatttttgtaaacTTACACACAAATCAACCATTGAGAAtcatctttacccaaaaaaaaaaaaaaNNNNNNNNNNNNNNNNNNNNtttttttttttttacctctttttactttcttttagtctttttttatacttttttctatTCTCATGCCTACTACCATCTTAGACCCATGGATGCCCCGTTGTGTTTTGAAACCCTTCTGAAGCAGAAGTTACATACGGTTGAGATGAGATGCTGGATATTTATTTACAGGTGGACGACCCAGTTATCCTTATTCACCAGCCAAAGTGGGACATCTCCATTTTTAAGGTTCGGGACCTTTTGGTAGATGGAAAACTGCGCACTCACTAGAACAATGTTTGCTACAAGAAGAAGTTCCTTGTCGTTTGGAGTGTTGATCAGGTCATAATCCTTTGATTGGCTACATATCAACTATgaagtgtcttttttttttttttttttgttaattaaaatCAGCAAAGGAGAGGAAAGACATTTACAAGAAAAGAAGGTGGTTGAGGCTACCGAGTTCTAGACCATCTGTAACGTAGAAGCTCCTACAGCAAATGATTGTGCTGGTCTCTCAATTGTaaaggacattttttttttgctcaagtgtgttttttcttctgttttgtcCTTGTTTTATCCCAGAACTTTTAATGAGAAGCTCAAAGTTTAGAGGGGTGTAGATTAAATTATggatgtgtgcgtgtgtgtgagagagagagagactgtgtgtgtg
It encodes the following:
- the LOC122087186 gene encoding translin: MKSTCRNALIVLSHSLNPNCNLKSSFSLLQVRRISAIRVPLSYPSCFRNVYVRLMCSNSSSSTMADIGAYSSSSSSVENQFDNFRLQLEESGRLRERIRAVSLEMETSTRLMQSSLLLVHQSRPVPEVLEKAKVQIDVLKELFHRLAEILQECPGQYYRYHGDWRSETQTAVSLLAFMHWLETGNLLMHKEAEEKLGLDSSEFGLDIEDYLIGVCFMSNELPRYVVNRVTAGDYDCPRKVLKFLTDLHAAFRMLNLRNDFLRKKFDGMKYDLRRVEEVYYDVKIRGLITSGDSSGDQGMQT